gcggcaatgGCAAAGGCAAAGGCAGCATCAAGGGCAGCAGCAACGGCAGCAGCAACGGCAGCGGAAGCAGCAATGGCGAGGGCAACCTGGGGGACTACTTCGGGGGGAGGGAGGCCCTGTACAGCAAAGGCGCAGGCAAAAAGAAGGAGGGCCCTATCGCCCGCAAGGGCAGCGAGTTCTTTTTGAGCGGCGACGAGCTGAGAAGCAGCAACGTTAGCAACGTTAGCAACGTTAGCAACGTCAGCAACGTCAGCAGCGATGTGAGGAGCGGTATGCGGAGCGAGCTGCGGAAGGTCCAGACCAAGCTGTGCGTGAATAGAAGcaaggcaaaaaagagcGGACAAGAAAGAGCTGCCCGGGAGGGGGTGCGCGCGTGCAAGCCGCAGGGCAGCTCCCCCTTGGAGGCCATCTCCCCCCTCCAGGATAACTCCCCCCTCCAGGATaactcccccctgcaggacAACACCTTTCGTGGGCATAGAAGCTTCAACCAGTCGCTCAACTTGACGAAAAACGACATTATGCATTACtgtgagggggggagggtgCTGAAGAGGGAGTTTGCGGAGGGGGCGATGGGTAAGTCTGGCCTGGCGCTAAACATGGGTGGCGGTTCTCATGTGAGCGGGGGGACATACGTAAGCGTAGGAACGCATGTAAGCGCCGGTACTCACGTGAGCGGCGGGACCTTCCACGAGGAGGGCTCCTTCTTCAAGCCCGCGAAGCTGCGGAGCGAGCGGGGGAAGGCGCAGAGGAATGCGAGTCTAGGCTGCAGCTTGAAGAAGGCGATTaggggaagcggcgatgATGGCGGCGATGACGGCGGTGAGGTTGGCGGCGATGACGGCGGAGGCAACCGCCGCGGCGGACTGCTCTTCGCCGAGGTGACCAAGCGGTCCGTCgaagcgaaggggaagtGCATCAATAACAACACAAAGATAAAGATAAAGCGGCTCTGCGAAAAGATCGAGGGgttcgaaaaggaaatcaaaaacgaaattttaCAGAAGAAAAACgtagagaaggaaaaaatcttTGTCATTAGGGAAGCTATTAATAAATTGGAAAGGAACCTAAAcagcgaaattaaaaaacggATTGAGCACAACCGAGCG
This genomic window from Plasmodium vivax chromosome 1, whole genome shotgun sequence contains:
- a CDS encoding SF-assemblin, putative (encoded by transcript PVX_093585A), giving the protein MFEMKEPSSSNKRDTESQKKSDDNESCYKSRESVHNFGKGGKGSRYCSGERGSAGHFKLDDEFEEDEEDGHARGRSNGSSRGSGNGKGKGSIKGSSNGSSNGSGSSNGEGNLGDYFGGREALYSKGAGKKKEGPIARKGSEFFLSGDELRSSNVSNVSNVSNVSNVSSDVRSGMRSELRKVQTKLCVNRSKAKKSGQERAAREGVRACKPQGSSPLEAISPLQDNSPLQDNSPLQDNTFRGHRSFNQSLNLTKNDIMHYCEGGRVLKREFAEGAMGKSGLALNMGGGSHVSGGTYVSVGTHVSAGTHVSGGTFHEEGSFFKPAKLRSERGKAQRNASLGCSLKKAIRGSGDDGGDDGGEVGGDDGGGNRRGGLLFAEVTKRSVEAKGKCINNNTKIKIKRLCEKIEGFEKEIKNEILQKKNVEKEKIFVIREAINKLERNLNSEIKKRIEHNRAIQSIFSSEILKVQEKIEHVVQDKVGEIEKAIKALNSKVDSIASNIESERVKCVQGLEKRNNSIAREFASLQAAFQQDKASNKEKESSICRKLEELERRSEARIATEKNVRDSKYQEIVSYIEEVKRERKGKNENFQNFVMEEIATIKNGLILESQAREAADDDIVQAVNHYTKALQDSLRLINSN